One Mycoavidus sp. HKI genomic region harbors:
- a CDS encoding DUF3683 domain-containing protein, translating into MNASSQTFEAQQPAARLREIPYNYTSFADREIVIRLLGEEAWHALDELRGQRRTGRSARMLYEVLGDIWAVRRNPYLQDDLLDNPKRRTLLIKALNHRLAEIEKRRRLDLDACADEVSRARTARVQQLLVAAHGAVAAFSAEFERIRALRQRTLKVLSHYTHKDNVKFDGLSRVSHVTDATDWRIEFPFVVLTPDHEAETAGLVKGCIELGLTVIPRGGGTGYTGGAVPLTPWSAVLNTEKLEQLGAVELIELPGHTRECQAATILSGAGVVTRRVTEAAEQAGYVFAVDPTSLDASCIGGNIAMNAGGKKAVLWGTALDNLIWWRMVDPDGNWLEVTRLEHHQGKIHEVPLTRFELKWFDGKRAPGEALLRTETLVIEGWRFRKEGLGKDVTDKFLAGLPGVQKEGCDGLITSARWLLHKMPAHIRTVCLEFFGQARDAIPGIVEIKQYLFEASAAGRATLAGLEHLDQRYLRAVGYAAKSKQHGVDATLPKMVLIGDIVGDDADAVAAAASEVVRIANSKNGEGFVAVSAEARKRFWLDRSRTAAIAKHTNAFKINEDVVIPLHRMGEYTDHIERINIELSLKNKLQLVSALETFFKSRALPLGKSGEANDIPNAEWLEGRLQHVLEVLDKVHVRWEYVRAELATPLASAYTQLLQLGYAPLESAFEQRLSAQPQASLFDIVQDHTIRISWKNEILKPLQQIFNGAAFKPILDEVQAIHQRVLRGRLFIALHMHAGDGNVHTNIPVNSDNYEMLQEAHQAVARIMQLARSLDGVISGEHGIGITKLEFLSESELADFRAYKRRVDPNGHFNQGKLLENADLRHAYTPSFGLMGYESLLMQQSDIGAIADSIKDCLRCGKCKPVCATHVPRANLLYSPRNKILATSLLIEAFLYEEQTRRGISLKHWDEFNDVADHCTVCHKCLSPCPVNIDFGDVSMNMRNLLRKMGKKKFNPGTAASLFFLNATAPGTIRFARQAMIGWGYKMQRLGHVVLKRFAKKQTARPPTSVGRAKVVEQVIHFVNKKMPGNLPKKTARALLDIEDNKIVPIIRNPHTTTVDSDAVFYFPGCGSERLFSQVGLATQAMLWHVGVQTVLPPGYLCCGYPQRGAGQEDKAGKIVTDNRVLFHRVANTLNYLDIKTVVVSCGTCYDQLAGYEFDKIFPGCRLIDIHEFLLEKGVKLEGVAGVRYMYHDPCHTPIKTMNPTQLVNQLMGTEAGPSQIEKSDRCCGEAGTFAITRPDISTQVRFRKEEELKKGAARVRADGFAGEVKVLTSCPSCLQGLARYHDDANIDADYIVVEMARHLLGENWLPDYVQQANAGGIERVLV; encoded by the coding sequence ATGAACGCATCATCTCAGACTTTTGAAGCACAACAACCCGCTGCGCGCTTGCGCGAAATTCCGTATAACTACACCTCCTTTGCTGATCGAGAAATCGTCATCCGGCTGCTGGGCGAAGAAGCTTGGCATGCGCTCGACGAATTGCGCGGGCAACGCCGTACAGGTCGCTCCGCTCGGATGCTCTATGAAGTGCTAGGGGATATTTGGGCGGTACGCCGTAATCCCTATTTACAAGACGATCTGCTTGATAATCCAAAGCGCCGGACCCTGCTTATCAAAGCACTGAACCACCGCTTAGCTGAAATCGAAAAGCGGCGACGCCTTGATTTAGATGCGTGTGCTGATGAAGTGAGCCGTGCGCGCACGGCTCGAGTGCAGCAATTACTCGTCGCCGCTCATGGGGCCGTGGCAGCGTTTAGCGCTGAGTTTGAGCGCATACGTGCGCTGCGCCAGCGTACGCTAAAAGTGCTAAGCCACTATACGCATAAAGATAATGTGAAATTCGATGGTCTCTCGCGCGTCTCGCATGTGACCGATGCAACCGATTGGCGTATTGAATTTCCGTTTGTCGTCCTGACCCCGGATCATGAAGCCGAAACGGCTGGTTTAGTTAAAGGCTGCATAGAACTTGGGTTGACGGTGATTCCGCGCGGTGGTGGCACCGGCTATACCGGCGGCGCTGTGCCGCTAACGCCCTGGTCAGCTGTCCTGAATACAGAAAAACTTGAGCAACTTGGCGCGGTTGAATTGATTGAACTGCCTGGTCACACAAGAGAGTGTCAAGCGGCCACGATTTTAAGCGGCGCGGGGGTCGTGACGCGGCGCGTAACTGAGGCGGCTGAGCAAGCAGGTTATGTCTTTGCGGTTGATCCCACTTCGCTCGATGCATCATGCATTGGTGGCAATATTGCTATGAATGCAGGTGGCAAGAAAGCAGTTTTGTGGGGTACGGCGCTTGATAATCTGATCTGGTGGCGGATGGTCGATCCAGATGGAAATTGGCTTGAAGTGACGCGCCTTGAGCATCATCAGGGTAAAATTCATGAGGTGCCGCTGACCCGCTTTGAATTGAAATGGTTCGATGGTAAACGCGCGCCAGGCGAAGCGTTGCTGCGCACAGAGACACTCGTGATAGAGGGTTGGCGTTTTCGTAAAGAAGGGCTTGGTAAAGATGTCACGGATAAATTTCTAGCTGGCTTGCCAGGGGTGCAAAAAGAAGGCTGCGATGGGCTGATTACAAGTGCGCGCTGGCTTTTACACAAAATGCCGGCGCATATCCGTACCGTTTGCCTTGAGTTTTTCGGTCAGGCGCGCGATGCGATTCCAGGCATTGTTGAGATTAAGCAATATTTATTTGAAGCCTCTGCAGCGGGCCGTGCGACCTTAGCAGGCCTTGAGCATTTAGATCAACGCTATCTACGCGCTGTAGGCTATGCGGCTAAATCGAAGCAGCATGGCGTGGACGCTACTTTGCCCAAAATGGTGCTGATTGGCGACATTGTTGGCGATGATGCAGACGCAGTGGCGGCGGCGGCCTCCGAAGTCGTACGCATAGCCAATAGCAAAAATGGCGAAGGCTTTGTTGCCGTGAGTGCGGAAGCGCGTAAGCGTTTTTGGCTGGATCGCTCGCGCACAGCTGCCATTGCGAAACACACCAATGCGTTTAAAATCAATGAAGATGTAGTGATTCCACTCCATCGCATGGGTGAATATACGGATCATATCGAGCGGATTAATATTGAGTTGTCACTCAAGAATAAGCTGCAGTTGGTGAGCGCGCTTGAAACTTTTTTTAAGAGCCGGGCCCTGCCACTCGGTAAGAGCGGCGAAGCCAACGACATTCCAAATGCTGAATGGCTTGAAGGCCGGCTACAGCATGTTCTCGAGGTGCTAGACAAGGTCCACGTGCGCTGGGAATATGTGCGCGCAGAACTCGCTACACCACTCGCTAGTGCCTATACTCAATTGCTGCAACTTGGCTATGCGCCGCTTGAATCCGCCTTTGAGCAACGCCTTAGCGCTCAGCCACAGGCCAGCCTATTCGATATAGTGCAAGACCATACCATCCGAATTTCATGGAAAAACGAAATTCTTAAGCCATTGCAACAGATTTTTAATGGCGCTGCATTTAAGCCGATTCTCGATGAAGTGCAGGCGATTCACCAGCGCGTACTGCGTGGGCGGCTGTTTATCGCCCTGCATATGCATGCAGGCGATGGTAATGTGCATACCAATATTCCCGTCAACTCAGACAATTATGAGATGTTGCAAGAGGCGCATCAGGCCGTTGCACGCATTATGCAGCTTGCACGTTCGCTTGATGGCGTGATTTCTGGCGAGCACGGCATTGGCATCACTAAACTTGAGTTTCTGAGCGAGTCGGAGTTGGCTGACTTCCGGGCGTATAAGCGGCGGGTTGATCCTAATGGGCATTTTAATCAAGGCAAATTGCTTGAAAATGCAGATTTACGTCATGCGTATACGCCTAGTTTTGGGCTGATGGGCTATGAATCGCTTTTAATGCAGCAATCTGACATTGGGGCGATTGCCGATAGTATTAAAGACTGCTTGCGCTGTGGTAAATGCAAGCCAGTGTGCGCCACCCATGTGCCGCGAGCGAATCTATTATATAGCCCGCGCAATAAAATTCTGGCTACTTCGCTGTTGATTGAGGCTTTCTTATATGAGGAGCAGACGCGCCGTGGCATATCGCTGAAACATTGGGATGAATTTAACGATGTGGCTGACCATTGCACGGTGTGCCATAAGTGTTTGTCGCCCTGTCCCGTCAATATTGATTTTGGCGATGTGTCGATGAATATGCGCAATTTATTGCGCAAAATGGGTAAGAAAAAATTTAATCCAGGAACGGCGGCCAGTTTATTTTTTCTGAATGCGACGGCACCGGGAACGATTCGTTTCGCTCGTCAGGCAATGATTGGCTGGGGCTATAAAATGCAACGGCTAGGTCACGTCGTGCTGAAAAGATTCGCCAAAAAGCAAACGGCGCGGCCCCCTACAAGTGTGGGTAGGGCTAAGGTTGTGGAGCAGGTGATTCACTTCGTTAACAAGAAAATGCCGGGTAATTTGCCGAAAAAAACCGCGCGCGCGTTGCTTGATATTGAAGACAATAAAATTGTGCCGATCATTCGTAATCCGCACACCACGACGGTCGATTCAGATGCCGTGTTTTATTTTCCCGGTTGTGGCTCCGAGCGGCTTTTTTCGCAAGTCGGGCTAGCGACGCAAGCGATGTTATGGCATGTGGGCGTGCAAACCGTACTGCCTCCTGGTTATTTGTGCTGTGGCTATCCGCAACGCGGTGCCGGGCAAGAGGACAAGGCAGGAAAAATCGTCACGGATAACCGCGTGCTATTTCACCGAGTGGCCAATACCTTGAATTACCTGGATATTAAGACCGTTGTTGTCTCGTGTGGAACGTGCTATGACCAGCTGGCAGGCTATGAGTTCGACAAAATTTTTCCAGGTTGCCGGTTAATTGATATTCACGAATTCCTCCTCGAAAAAGGGGTTAAACTGGAAGGCGTAGCGGGGGTGCGCTATATGTACCATGATCCTTGCCATACGCCAATTAAAACCATGAATCCGACGCAACTGGTCAACCAGTTAATGGGTACCGAGGCGGGTCCAAGCCAAATTGAAAAAAGCGACCGTTGTTGTGGTGAGGCGGGTACATTTGCGATTACGCGCCCGGATATCTCGACGCAAGTGCGTTTTCGTAAAGAGGAAGAGCTTAAGAAAGGTGCAGCGCGCGTGCGCGCGGATGGTTTTGCTGGCGAAGTTAAGGTGTTAACAAGCTGCCCATCTTGCTTGCAAGGGCTAGCGCGCTATCATGACGATGCTAATATTGATGCAGATTATATTGTGGTTGAAATGGCGCGTCACCTGCTAGGTGAAAATTGGTTGCCCGATTATGTGCAGCAGGCCAATGCGGGAGGGATTGAACGGGTGCTAGTATGA
- a CDS encoding HIT family protein yields MTNCVLCETAGGDLLWHDDKVRVVAIDEADYPGFCRVIWNNHMTEFSELEPRQREYLIDIVSQVEQIIRRVMQPVKMNLASLGNQVPHLHWHLIPRYADDAHFPAPIWGQRVRATAEAVLQLRRSRALELRAAIMSGLASQPVVAPH; encoded by the coding sequence ATGACAAACTGTGTGTTATGCGAAACTGCTGGGGGCGATTTACTTTGGCATGACGATAAAGTGCGGGTTGTGGCTATCGATGAAGCCGATTACCCGGGTTTTTGCCGGGTTATATGGAATAACCATATGACTGAGTTCTCGGAGCTTGAGCCTCGGCAACGGGAATATTTAATCGATATCGTCAGTCAAGTTGAGCAGATTATCCGGCGGGTGATGCAGCCCGTAAAAATGAACCTGGCTAGCCTTGGTAATCAAGTGCCGCATTTGCACTGGCATCTGATTCCGCGCTATGCTGATGACGCCCATTTCCCAGCGCCGATCTGGGGGCAGCGCGTGCGCGCCACAGCCGAAGCGGTTTTACAGCTACGCCGCAGCCGTGCGCTTGAATTGCGAGCAGCCATCATGAGTGGTCTTGCAAGTCAGCCGGTGGTGGCGCCTCACTGA
- the ubiE gene encoding bifunctional demethylmenaquinone methyltransferase/2-methoxy-6-polyprenyl-1,4-benzoquinol methylase UbiE, translated as MSKTHFGFQTVAENEKARKVANVFDSVAAKYDLMNDLMSVGLHRAWKAFTVAQAGVRPGFKVLDLASGTGDLAKTFAKQVGDLNQGGEVWLTDINESMLRVGRDRLLDQGLITPTLLCDAERIPFPAGYFDVVTVAFGLRNMTHKEVALAEMRRVLKPGGKLLVLEFSKIWAPLAKLYDFYSFKILPWLGHKVTRDAQSYRYLAESIRVHPDQNVLQAMMEQAGFDQVNYHNLAVGAVALHIGIKY; from the coding sequence ATGAGTAAAACGCACTTTGGCTTTCAGACGGTTGCTGAAAACGAGAAGGCGCGCAAAGTGGCAAACGTATTCGATTCGGTTGCCGCAAAATACGACTTAATGAATGATTTAATGTCGGTCGGCCTCCATCGGGCATGGAAAGCATTCACTGTTGCGCAAGCCGGTGTAAGGCCAGGTTTTAAGGTGCTTGACTTGGCTAGCGGCACCGGAGATTTGGCTAAAACTTTTGCCAAACAAGTGGGTGACTTGAATCAAGGTGGCGAGGTTTGGCTCACTGATATTAATGAATCGATGTTGCGCGTGGGCAGGGACCGCTTGCTCGATCAAGGTTTGATCACGCCTACACTCTTATGTGACGCGGAGCGAATTCCGTTTCCTGCTGGCTATTTTGATGTGGTGACGGTGGCTTTTGGTTTACGTAATATGACGCATAAAGAGGTGGCACTCGCTGAAATGCGGCGCGTGCTCAAACCGGGTGGCAAATTATTAGTGCTTGAATTCTCAAAGATCTGGGCGCCCTTGGCTAAGCTGTATGATTTTTATTCATTTAAAATATTGCCATGGCTTGGCCACAAGGTTACGCGTGATGCGCAGAGTTACCGCTATCTAGCTGAATCGATCCGGGTCCACCCTGATCAAAACGTTTTGCAGGCGATGATGGAACAAGCAGGTTTCGATCAGGTCAATTATCATAATTTGGCGGTAGGGGCGGTTGCCCTGCATATTGGCATAAAGTATTAA
- a CDS encoding Tim44 domain-containing protein, with protein MFSLSAIQFADFSLSSSARAGRNFLARRMARLTLKRVVVLMLASVLALGLMMQEAEAKRMGGGRSSGRQAQMFKRQQAAPNPRPSRPHAAAQPTRNRWLGPLAGIAAGLGIGALLSHLGLGGALGGLLSNLIIIGGIALLGYWLVRWLAARRARNSAAASPAFMRGAHEPAMASNAGSNFDMRAGFAQDQKGMASQFSGGMASAHTAVQPVNAVPAHFDTTLFLRNAKVLFVRLQAAWDAGDAADIREFTTPAMFAEIKLDLAERGMALNQTEIVQLEAALIGLEEQAGETLASVQFSGLIREEQGTHAQPFSEQWNLTKRGHEGWLLAGIEQDISPSGAPLLS; from the coding sequence ATGTTTTCTTTATCAGCTATACAGTTTGCTGATTTCTCTCTAAGTTCATCGGCTCGTGCTGGCCGGAATTTCCTGGCGCGGCGGATGGCCAGGCTGACTTTAAAGCGCGTTGTTGTGCTGATGCTAGCCAGTGTGCTCGCGCTGGGACTGATGATGCAAGAGGCTGAGGCTAAACGCATGGGCGGCGGCCGTAGCAGTGGTCGCCAAGCGCAGATGTTTAAGCGCCAGCAAGCCGCTCCTAATCCGCGCCCAAGTCGGCCCCATGCGGCTGCCCAGCCAACGCGTAATCGCTGGCTCGGTCCGCTGGCCGGGATTGCTGCTGGGCTAGGGATTGGCGCTCTTTTGTCTCACCTGGGTTTAGGTGGAGCGTTAGGTGGCTTGCTCTCTAACCTAATTATCATTGGCGGAATTGCTCTACTTGGTTATTGGTTGGTGCGTTGGCTTGCCGCGCGACGGGCGCGTAATAGCGCGGCGGCTTCGCCAGCGTTTATGCGTGGTGCGCATGAGCCGGCAATGGCTTCAAACGCTGGCTCGAATTTCGATATGCGTGCGGGTTTTGCGCAAGATCAGAAAGGTATGGCGTCGCAATTTAGCGGCGGTATGGCGTCTGCTCATACAGCAGTACAGCCTGTAAACGCTGTGCCAGCCCATTTTGATACGACGCTTTTTTTGCGTAACGCCAAAGTTCTTTTCGTCCGCCTACAGGCCGCTTGGGATGCCGGCGATGCGGCCGATATTCGTGAATTCACAACCCCGGCCATGTTTGCTGAGATCAAACTCGATCTAGCTGAGCGCGGTATGGCGTTGAATCAAACAGAAATTGTGCAACTTGAAGCCGCGCTAATTGGCCTTGAAGAGCAAGCAGGCGAGACTTTAGCGAGCGTACAATTCTCAGGATTGATTCGGGAAGAGCAGGGGACCCATGCTCAGCCGTTTTCTGAACAATGGAATCTCACTAAACGAGGCCATGAAGGTTGGTTACTGGCTGGCATTGAGCAAGATATTTCACCTAGCGGCGCGCCATTACTTTCTTAG
- a CDS encoding response regulator transcription factor, translating into MSTPALTVMLLDDHPVVLDGFKTQLCAAPDIKIVGTFITSRALLAALRIHTCDVLLIDYSLGERDLDGVNLVRYLSVRYERIKVLVASAHHDPATMMLVMRAGARGFFSKRQNLAELPQAIRIVASGQAYLGVQLAEQLSGPSYALSEVVTLGHTGQDLRTDYDILSPREREVLRCCLEGLTLTQISEKFSRSIKTVSAQKRAAYRKLGIQNDCQLFKIGPSLKAKVNQG; encoded by the coding sequence ATGTCTACTCCTGCTTTAACTGTTATGCTGCTTGACGACCATCCGGTAGTACTGGATGGATTTAAGACGCAATTATGCGCAGCGCCGGATATTAAGATCGTTGGTACCTTCATTACCAGCCGTGCGTTGCTAGCTGCGCTTAGAATTCATACTTGTGATGTTTTACTGATAGATTATTCATTGGGTGAGCGCGATCTTGATGGCGTTAATTTGGTCCGCTATCTAAGCGTGCGTTATGAAAGGATTAAAGTCCTTGTGGCCTCAGCGCATCATGATCCAGCCACCATGATGTTAGTGATGCGCGCGGGTGCGCGCGGTTTTTTTAGTAAGCGCCAGAATTTAGCCGAGCTACCGCAGGCGATTCGTATTGTTGCCTCCGGGCAGGCTTACTTAGGCGTGCAGTTGGCAGAACAACTTTCTGGTCCATCTTATGCGCTAAGCGAAGTGGTCACTTTGGGGCATACGGGGCAGGATTTACGTACGGATTACGATATCTTATCTCCCCGTGAACGTGAAGTTTTACGTTGTTGTCTTGAGGGCCTGACATTGACGCAAATTTCAGAAAAATTCTCACGCAGTATAAAAACAGTGAGTGCTCAAAAGAGGGCCGCTTACCGTAAATTGGGTATTCAGAATGACTGCCAACTCTTTAAAATTGGCCCTTCTTTGAAAGCCAAGGTAAATCAAGGCTAG
- the ligA gene encoding NAD-dependent DNA ligase LigA, translated as MHNPVDHDKAERAAALRAQIEQHNDAYYVQDAPAIPDAEYDQLFAELVDIETENPHLLTPDSPTQRVGGQVAEGFKPVVHTVPMLSLNNGFSDEEIEAFDKRCAQGLNKTELDTGLNYACELKFDGLAVSLRYLDGVLTQAATRGDGVRGEDITANIRTLRSIPLRLHGSSIPELLEVRGEVFMLKSAFDALNERQRAAGQREFANPRNAAAGSLRQLNPKITASRPLSFFAYGIGALAGVAMPPTHQALLDWYLELGLPVCEMRAVVQGAVGLLGFFKAMSEQRNSLPYEIDGVVYKLNQLEDQLRLGFVARAPRFALAHKFPAQEALTKLIAIEVNVGRTGAVTPIARLEPVFVGGAMVTNATLHNEDEVRRKDILIGDTVIVRRAGDVIPEVVSALIERRPTDAHRFEMPTECPVCGSAIERLPGEAVARCTGALACAAQRKQALWHFAQRRALEIDGLGEKIIDQLVEQELVRTPADLFKLDVATLVALERFADKSAQNLLAALQHAKQTTLARFIYALGIRHVGESTALGLARYFGALDSLIQASREGLLEVDEVGPVVAESILQFFAQAHNLEVIEQLRAAGVTWPEGPPAARPSAGPLAGKTVVLTGSLPNLTREQAKAQLEAAGAKVAASVSSKTHYVIAGADAGSKLAKAEALGIEVLDEEGLRQLLASVEPPQDL; from the coding sequence ATGCATAACCCAGTAGACCATGACAAAGCTGAACGTGCTGCAGCGCTGCGCGCGCAAATCGAGCAGCACAATGATGCCTATTACGTACAGGATGCTCCGGCAATACCTGATGCTGAATACGACCAATTGTTTGCCGAGTTGGTAGACATTGAAACAGAAAATCCTCATTTGCTGACACCAGACTCGCCTACGCAACGCGTAGGCGGCCAGGTTGCCGAGGGTTTTAAGCCGGTTGTGCATACGGTGCCGATGCTGTCGCTGAACAATGGTTTTAGCGATGAAGAGATTGAAGCATTTGATAAACGTTGCGCGCAAGGGCTGAATAAAACAGAGTTGGATACAGGCCTAAACTATGCTTGCGAACTCAAGTTTGATGGGCTTGCCGTTTCATTGCGCTACCTCGACGGGGTACTAACGCAGGCGGCAACTCGGGGCGATGGCGTGCGTGGAGAGGATATTACGGCCAATATCCGCACGCTACGCTCGATTCCGCTGCGTTTGCATGGGTCCTCTATCCCTGAGCTGCTTGAAGTACGTGGCGAAGTGTTTATGCTCAAAAGTGCTTTTGACGCATTAAATGAGCGTCAGCGCGCAGCGGGTCAGCGAGAGTTTGCTAATCCGCGTAATGCAGCGGCAGGCAGCTTGCGCCAGCTCAATCCAAAAATCACCGCCAGCCGGCCACTGTCATTTTTTGCTTATGGGATAGGTGCGCTTGCCGGCGTTGCCATGCCACCCACACACCAAGCTTTGCTGGATTGGTATCTGGAGCTGGGCCTCCCAGTCTGTGAAATGCGTGCGGTCGTGCAAGGAGCAGTGGGGTTACTTGGCTTTTTTAAGGCAATGAGCGAGCAACGCAATAGTTTGCCTTATGAAATCGACGGTGTCGTATACAAATTGAACCAGTTGGAAGATCAATTGCGGCTTGGTTTTGTTGCGCGTGCGCCGCGCTTTGCGCTGGCGCATAAATTCCCTGCACAAGAGGCCTTGACCAAGTTGATTGCAATCGAGGTTAATGTGGGCCGCACCGGTGCGGTTACGCCAATCGCACGGCTTGAACCCGTGTTTGTGGGGGGCGCAATGGTGACCAATGCGACCCTGCACAATGAAGATGAAGTGCGGCGCAAAGATATTTTGATTGGCGATACGGTGATTGTGCGGCGGGCTGGCGATGTGATTCCAGAAGTGGTGAGCGCATTAATTGAACGCCGGCCCACCGATGCGCACCGTTTTGAGATGCCAACTGAGTGTCCAGTATGCGGATCTGCAATTGAACGCTTGCCCGGTGAGGCGGTGGCTCGTTGCACGGGGGCCCTGGCTTGTGCCGCACAGCGTAAGCAAGCACTTTGGCACTTTGCTCAGCGGCGCGCGCTGGAGATTGATGGTCTGGGAGAAAAAATTATCGATCAACTGGTCGAACAAGAGCTGGTGCGTACGCCTGCCGATTTGTTTAAGCTAGACGTTGCAACGCTGGTTGCGCTTGAACGTTTTGCTGACAAGTCCGCCCAAAACCTGCTTGCTGCATTGCAGCATGCTAAGCAGACTACGTTGGCTCGCTTTATCTATGCACTTGGTATACGCCACGTTGGCGAGTCAACTGCGCTTGGTTTAGCGCGTTATTTCGGTGCGCTTGATTCGCTGATACAAGCGTCCCGCGAAGGATTGCTCGAAGTCGATGAGGTCGGGCCGGTGGTGGCGGAATCCATCCTCCAATTTTTTGCCCAAGCGCATAATCTCGAGGTGATTGAACAATTGCGCGCAGCCGGTGTAACTTGGCCTGAAGGGCCACCTGCTGCGCGCCCTAGTGCTGGACCATTGGCCGGTAAGACGGTCGTCCTAACGGGCAGTTTACCTAACTTAACCCGCGAGCAAGCAAAGGCGCAACTGGAAGCCGCGGGCGCCAAAGTTGCGGCTTCAGTCTCCAGCAAAACCCATTATGTGATAGCTGGGGCAGATGCTGGTAGCAAACTCGCGAAAGCGGAGGCGCTAGGGATTGAGGTGCTTGATGAAGAGGGCTTGCGCCAGTTGTTGGCAAGCGTAGAGCCGCCGCAAGATCTTTAG